Proteins from a single region of Haloterrigena alkaliphila:
- a CDS encoding DEAD/DEAH box helicase, which yields MKDPVASAEQMQAAYHDYFIGRGGRAARSVANRLADGEDDITGMRGPYLQALDIPNWSGRSWDAFARSARLEPHIRRAFSKIGFERLYDFQERSIEAILEGDDTVITAATGRGKTEAWLIPILNRILEDKRHGDGGDDTSVKATLIYPTKALAQDQLKRLLQYLYLINNHLRSEQQITVGIYDGDTPRNVGESGSEGYLNATFRHFECPGYNDELDKCQDCGGGVRIRNTGARFKLIPEKAHCEDDDPHDVPLDFLRLTKNDILENGVDILLTNPDTINYRLINTNAEDEHERFVYEPEFLVFDEVHTYDGLFGSYTSTLMKRIQSLREERGLDDLQLVASSATVENDVELFQKVSGAVDVKQVSESPRDLDGEVPDDVPEELTSHSLSVDRILRATAAPDDVVPGLDAFDYTLEDASSYDRDRRETLASDALFDYLTEAEDDPGAQVVRYVHQLLYDEPLTRSQLHDELATTLNLDADEASKLVANVRTLGEFSGMLENRSHVFSWPIDGFYTCPSCDATYRSPQDDCNECGFDFVTRSTYCRHCSDEHLVGWYCPGCDQLEPYTPTEHGTIDQDEEHVCRRCEVARDDVVQMVRTTFQPFLECLDCGLRTERTTTRDCPECGSKTVRTDDETFTCVNPKCESAHEIERVCDNCDGTDFGLATVASRFDCPECGATYEHPEQASDQCVDCGSSLTSTRFLPWVCGSDDCSRILFDDSPDQCDCGSSSFVKRGLFEIYDDQHCRSCETAFLGDEGCNCDDPDIHPRTGHHQAYKTIDTSGRIHTMSSQPSAVPCPHPYARYEIDRRFDELMRGPSNLAVTTSQYMLRRVADEEGQQAAKLLSFADSHRDMKELSRDFSEPEVETLLDQLLIESASSRNDGNDWTPFNQVLEDAANIVDEVNDALEPPRVARSVEFDLKSRLKDQPRKRWDDDDALRDRLTRRALEHTYSQRLGERDGSLTEEGLLDVRFAPGLDELDGDERAIVRELADEGNDYRVANFDHPSPDRPAEAVVDELVDRNILSYGHSDDYVSFDPSALAVTVAGDGDGIRFDPDTERYYTTLQHQFGLDTQSTVQSGTSLAERASTSHPRFTQRAHRAEYSETRILISEEYLGATNKRKRRELEYLFREENYPHHLSSGPTMELGVDIGDLDALLLYGTPPNMNAYLQRVGRAGRSSHSSMVHSVSQRNPIDYYYYDHPDELIDTDPTPVPLNEHNEEVLRVSLSWGIFDYVAANFTIPWDVSRHGRARSIDGGDTYHRRSMLDESERDDASKLTHVMSLGADTLSLGGDDSKLDVLGEVVDDYERDIADYLESLLDYRYCEECERRYATDDDRETCTNSDCDGEILHAQSEFGHLVDDVLANFDERYITGYREYKRGLESELSNLKRRNSRLRRDQQRAGSDERARIMRERRGLKDRIEVLEDYLSDLGGASYFDFLRESRESKYDFSMRSVATTAGLSLVDEGYNRRNVGDQGSGRAMQMALSELHPGAAYLDGGETYTVSRVRLDDKASSDLRDTVSEAVDGDHLAEELVCPACHTSHDLDADGCDCDNDVPLKRRRLAVLDSVDAYHDNLKLTAEGDEARYLHDEPNKPIQNTYAERETSILEFDSERTFELQDADGDPLGTIEYGDYSVLLHTKSYKTKYKSGEVDPRPTAFEVCGEENCPGVIYRDDDDERRCSADPDHFPNGRGADSEFIRLGYQYDTQGVRVDLNDRDLSHTLAHGLRVALQYLGGVNIRDLAEYVGEDHVDVFESQEGGSDVARLLFERTDGEFRAFHRAVGLMRDQFDCDCENGCPSCLYQYGCDVRNDQRSFDRERLRDILANGSVIIQPITNHEIDEQLTD from the coding sequence ATGAAGGACCCCGTCGCCAGCGCGGAACAAATGCAGGCTGCATACCACGACTACTTTATCGGTCGTGGGGGACGAGCTGCGCGTAGCGTCGCTAATCGCCTGGCGGACGGCGAGGACGACATCACGGGGATGCGCGGTCCCTATCTTCAGGCACTCGACATCCCGAACTGGAGCGGCCGTTCGTGGGACGCGTTCGCCAGGTCGGCACGTCTCGAGCCGCATATCCGCCGGGCTTTCTCGAAGATCGGCTTCGAACGGCTCTACGACTTCCAGGAGCGTAGTATCGAGGCCATTCTCGAGGGAGATGATACCGTCATTACTGCCGCGACGGGACGAGGAAAAACTGAAGCGTGGCTCATTCCCATCCTCAACCGCATCCTCGAAGACAAACGGCATGGTGACGGGGGTGACGATACGAGCGTCAAGGCCACGCTCATCTATCCGACGAAGGCGCTCGCACAGGACCAGTTGAAGCGCCTCCTCCAGTACCTCTACCTCATCAACAACCACCTACGGTCGGAACAACAGATCACCGTCGGTATTTACGACGGTGATACCCCGCGGAATGTCGGCGAATCAGGCTCCGAAGGGTACCTCAATGCGACCTTCCGTCACTTCGAGTGCCCTGGGTACAATGACGAACTCGACAAATGCCAAGACTGCGGTGGTGGTGTTCGGATCCGAAACACCGGCGCTCGGTTCAAACTCATCCCAGAGAAAGCGCACTGTGAAGACGATGATCCGCACGACGTTCCGCTCGATTTCCTGCGGCTAACGAAGAACGACATCCTCGAGAACGGCGTTGACATCCTGCTCACAAACCCGGACACGATCAACTACCGACTCATCAACACTAACGCCGAAGACGAGCACGAGCGGTTCGTCTACGAACCTGAATTCCTCGTCTTCGACGAGGTCCACACCTACGACGGCCTGTTCGGGAGCTACACGTCGACGCTGATGAAGCGAATCCAGTCGCTCCGCGAGGAACGCGGCCTCGACGACTTACAACTCGTCGCGAGCAGTGCGACCGTCGAGAACGACGTCGAGTTGTTCCAGAAGGTTAGCGGTGCCGTCGACGTCAAACAGGTGAGTGAGTCACCACGCGACCTCGATGGGGAGGTTCCGGACGATGTTCCGGAAGAGCTAACGTCGCACAGTCTGTCCGTCGACCGCATTCTGCGTGCGACGGCCGCGCCGGACGACGTTGTTCCGGGCCTCGATGCGTTCGACTACACGCTGGAGGATGCATCGAGTTACGACCGTGACCGCCGGGAGACGCTAGCGAGTGACGCTCTCTTCGATTACCTCACTGAAGCCGAGGACGACCCCGGCGCACAGGTCGTTCGCTACGTCCACCAGTTGTTGTACGATGAGCCACTCACGCGGTCCCAACTACACGACGAGTTAGCGACGACGCTGAATCTCGACGCCGATGAAGCATCGAAACTGGTGGCGAACGTCCGGACCCTCGGTGAGTTTTCCGGCATGCTGGAGAACCGAAGTCACGTGTTCTCTTGGCCGATCGACGGCTTCTATACGTGTCCATCGTGTGACGCAACGTACCGCTCCCCACAGGACGACTGTAACGAGTGTGGGTTCGACTTCGTCACGCGCTCTACCTACTGCCGACACTGTAGCGACGAACACCTTGTCGGATGGTACTGTCCAGGCTGCGACCAACTAGAGCCGTACACGCCAACCGAACACGGGACGATCGACCAAGACGAGGAACACGTCTGCCGCCGATGTGAGGTAGCGCGCGACGATGTCGTCCAGATGGTTCGTACGACGTTCCAGCCGTTCCTCGAGTGCCTCGACTGTGGACTCCGAACCGAGCGAACGACGACCCGTGACTGTCCCGAGTGCGGTTCCAAGACCGTCAGGACCGACGATGAGACGTTCACCTGCGTTAATCCGAAGTGTGAGTCGGCTCACGAGATTGAGCGAGTCTGCGATAACTGTGACGGGACCGACTTCGGGCTAGCTACTGTTGCGAGTCGATTCGATTGCCCGGAATGTGGCGCGACTTACGAACACCCCGAGCAGGCCTCTGACCAGTGTGTCGACTGTGGTTCCTCACTCACCTCGACGAGGTTCCTTCCCTGGGTCTGTGGGAGCGACGATTGTAGCCGGATCCTCTTCGATGATTCCCCCGATCAATGCGACTGTGGCTCATCGTCGTTCGTAAAGCGCGGACTCTTCGAGATTTACGACGACCAACACTGCCGTTCGTGTGAGACGGCATTCCTCGGCGACGAGGGCTGCAACTGTGACGATCCGGACATCCATCCGCGGACCGGTCATCATCAGGCCTACAAGACGATCGACACCAGTGGGCGGATTCACACGATGAGTTCGCAGCCGTCGGCTGTCCCGTGCCCGCATCCGTATGCCCGGTACGAGATTGACCGCCGGTTCGACGAACTGATGCGAGGACCGAGCAATCTCGCGGTGACCACCTCGCAGTACATGTTGCGCCGCGTCGCCGACGAGGAGGGCCAACAGGCGGCGAAGCTCCTGTCGTTCGCTGACTCTCATCGTGACATGAAGGAGCTCAGTCGTGACTTCTCGGAACCAGAGGTCGAGACCCTTCTCGATCAACTGTTAATCGAAAGTGCGTCGTCCCGTAATGACGGGAACGACTGGACACCGTTTAATCAGGTCCTCGAGGACGCGGCGAACATCGTCGACGAGGTAAACGATGCACTGGAACCGCCGCGAGTCGCGAGGAGTGTCGAGTTTGACCTGAAGTCACGATTGAAAGATCAGCCCCGAAAGCGCTGGGACGACGATGACGCGCTTCGGGATCGACTCACCCGACGCGCACTCGAACACACCTACAGCCAGCGTTTGGGCGAGCGGGACGGCTCCCTCACCGAAGAAGGACTGCTCGATGTCCGCTTTGCCCCAGGTCTCGACGAACTCGATGGTGATGAGCGCGCTATCGTCCGCGAACTCGCCGACGAGGGCAATGACTATCGTGTCGCAAACTTCGACCATCCGAGTCCCGACAGGCCCGCCGAAGCAGTCGTCGACGAACTGGTTGACCGCAATATCCTCTCCTACGGGCACTCTGATGACTACGTCTCGTTCGATCCGTCGGCGCTCGCTGTTACGGTTGCGGGCGACGGTGATGGTATTCGGTTCGACCCTGATACTGAGCGGTACTACACGACGCTCCAGCACCAGTTTGGTCTGGATACGCAGTCCACTGTTCAGTCCGGAACGTCGCTCGCCGAACGTGCCTCGACCTCCCATCCCCGGTTCACACAGCGTGCCCACCGTGCCGAATACTCAGAGACGCGGATTCTCATCTCTGAGGAGTATCTCGGGGCGACGAATAAGCGCAAACGTCGGGAGTTAGAGTACCTCTTCCGCGAGGAGAACTACCCCCACCACCTCTCTTCGGGACCGACGATGGAACTCGGGGTCGACATCGGTGACCTCGACGCACTCCTGCTGTACGGGACGCCGCCGAACATGAACGCGTACCTCCAGCGGGTCGGGCGTGCGGGGCGCAGCTCCCATTCTTCGATGGTTCACTCGGTCAGTCAGCGCAACCCGATCGACTACTACTACTACGACCACCCGGACGAACTCATCGACACCGATCCGACTCCAGTACCGCTCAACGAACACAACGAGGAGGTCCTACGCGTTTCGCTGTCGTGGGGGATCTTCGACTACGTGGCGGCTAACTTCACTATTCCGTGGGACGTCAGTCGACACGGTCGCGCGCGGTCGATCGATGGTGGAGATACCTATCACCGTCGGAGCATGCTCGACGAGAGCGAACGTGACGACGCCAGTAAACTGACCCACGTGATGTCCCTCGGTGCCGACACGCTATCGCTCGGTGGCGACGACTCAAAACTCGACGTACTCGGCGAAGTCGTCGACGACTATGAACGAGACATCGCCGACTACCTTGAATCTCTCCTCGACTACCGCTACTGCGAAGAATGTGAGCGGCGGTATGCTACTGACGACGACCGCGAAACGTGTACCAACAGTGACTGTGATGGAGAAATCCTGCACGCTCAGAGCGAGTTCGGCCACCTTGTCGACGACGTTCTCGCGAACTTTGACGAGCGCTACATCACTGGATACCGCGAATACAAACGGGGACTGGAAAGTGAGTTGTCCAACCTGAAACGACGTAACTCTCGGTTGCGTCGTGACCAGCAGCGGGCCGGGTCAGACGAACGAGCACGCATCATGCGCGAACGCCGGGGCCTCAAGGACCGCATCGAGGTTCTCGAGGACTACCTCTCTGATCTAGGTGGTGCGAGCTACTTCGACTTCCTCAGAGAGTCCCGTGAAAGCAAATACGACTTCTCGATGCGGAGCGTCGCCACGACGGCAGGTCTGTCCCTGGTCGACGAAGGGTACAACCGCCGGAACGTCGGCGATCAGGGGAGCGGCCGCGCGATGCAGATGGCGCTCTCAGAACTCCACCCCGGTGCCGCCTACCTTGACGGCGGGGAGACGTACACCGTCTCGCGCGTCCGACTCGACGACAAGGCTAGCTCGGACCTCCGGGATACCGTGAGCGAAGCCGTCGACGGAGATCACCTGGCCGAGGAACTCGTCTGCCCGGCGTGCCACACCTCGCACGACCTCGACGCTGACGGGTGTGATTGCGATAACGATGTACCGCTCAAGCGACGCCGACTGGCGGTACTCGATTCGGTCGATGCCTACCACGACAACCTCAAACTGACCGCAGAAGGTGACGAAGCGCGCTACCTCCACGACGAACCGAACAAACCGATCCAGAACACGTACGCCGAGCGGGAGACGTCGATACTCGAGTTCGACTCTGAACGGACGTTCGAACTTCAGGATGCCGATGGCGATCCTCTCGGGACGATCGAGTACGGCGATTACTCGGTTCTGCTGCACACGAAGAGCTACAAGACGAAGTACAAGTCCGGTGAGGTCGATCCGAGGCCGACAGCCTTCGAGGTATGCGGTGAAGAGAACTGTCCAGGCGTCATCTATCGTGACGATGACGACGAGCGTCGGTGCAGCGCCGACCCTGACCACTTCCCTAACGGCCGCGGTGCTGACTCCGAGTTCATTCGCCTTGGATACCAGTACGACACTCAGGGTGTCCGAGTTGACCTCAACGACCGCGACCTGTCGCACACGTTGGCTCACGGCCTCCGAGTCGCGCTGCAATACCTCGGCGGCGTCAACATTCGTGACCTCGCCGAATATGTCGGCGAGGATCACGTAGACGTCTTCGAGTCTCAAGAGGGCGGGTCCGACGTCGCGCGACTCCTCTTCGAACGGACGGACGGAGAGTTCCGGGCGTTCCACCGTGCAGTCGGGCTTATGCGCGATCAGTTCGACTGTGACTGCGAGAACGGGTGTCCGTCCTGTCTCTACCAATACGGCTGTGACGTCAGGAACGACCAGCGGTCGTTCGACCGAGAACGTCTTCGAGACATCCTCGCCAACGGTAGCGTGATCATTCAGCCGATCACGAACCACGAAATCGACGAACAGCTCACCGACTGA